A single region of the Pyricularia oryzae 70-15 chromosome 4, whole genome shotgun sequence genome encodes:
- a CDS encoding TATA-binding protein associated factor Taf2, translating into MEDASNSGGEPDLYAWVVMSQEVEVEVNFVERQLTGFATLSIVPLNGDNHKFETVRIDARQMDIDTDKITVNGNKVKAVYHDPYDELDIPDGFNWDGQQFHYQQKRIGQILTRTTPEVPVSVQSKSGHSPSYGSLEVSLRPEEIMVKKAGFKIRLKNNDFESSKVLQYDIVIPFRSRPFRDGFQFVGVEETDTRYPHFYTRNSEGLGMASCIFPCIDDPGARSYWTLKVKIPRTLGDALKQPLLTQRATTKNGTDADESRFALTEEDKLLDMTVIASGILVGEHSDKDDDSKKTMEFQITGKEMSSQHVGFAVGPFQHVDLWSEFRTEADDDKLGKLAIKVHGYCLPRREDEVRFTCEPMSMAADFFATKFGQYPFDSYKMCFVDDMITDTMPLCSFSLCSSRLLYPHDIIDNESEVTRELVHALASQYFGINIIPDTISDLWVTIGISHYITDLFMQQLCGNNHYRFQMKTRADKLVEEDVNRLPLDQLGYYLGLGDYQFEFMALKAPLVLFVLDKRMTKKASHNGVRRVVLRLVSRSNTEASDVRFISSESFRKQCEKVHKGAPLELFWQQWVQSAGCARFDMSQRYNKKHSRVDLTVRQPEEKSQLPQPPFNKNNFWGVLQDGRHVPAAKKENVSVWFTGPITIGIHEANGTPYEHVAEIQRTGPRQFKAIEMPYNTKYKRLKRTRRQKERAQALVQAGEGGEQAEEAVLYSLGDVLQSPEEEKEWGLADWTPEQVKAMEQDSFEWLRIDADFEWICSMKTNMQPWMYVSQLQQDRDVVAQQESVLWLSQKAGGEILATVLGRTLMDTRYYHGIRTQAIKALQKQVWTKEEESLDPDSGIVNKLKKTDAGGLRILMKAFKAFFCYPDSQTPRPNDFSNKMQYAVQRAIPEAIARVREKGRCPREAQQFLLEQLQFNNNTGNEYSDHFYVAGLLDALATSLIPDNSVETVTLRNSDDPETALDEEFLEAALQMIERYLRMDEWTNSYQNIWTVTALGCKQKLMKAGVIPISAIDFVRYLQDSTLDLISIKAFEALVDLGFLFNKKILRLLLAYMTTHYSPFMRDRLFKVFAWGVAGLAFGEYDELKSKAEQQAKLKEDDEAEDDLEGDSLMLVNADAILERKKAKEARRTTVGAAVAELRKEFGKTERQDLMIEIWRAATSPIIGLKEQRSLLDMCETLFEADYSCRVTVRHPTKWHCERGPTEPKKLVIHFKAVQRKITKRPEPKPEETPVKPVAVPAVVPTVTPAAAPPTSAPTPTAALSHTPMEGVVATPTMPAPPQRQGSTKIKFNVNKGVDKSRQNSTTPLPKASTTLPKPSTALPKVSTTLPKPSTTLPKVSTLPKVSTLPKVSSTVSKVSSTASAIAESPSTKVLGGSISSSPSTMQPTSTPTTQRTALPSGSISGNGALAKKPSKLISTPVNGSIKRKLDDASGPPSKSPRPTKIVRVRLPQYINKLRPDTRQQILRENALKATSSRQHSSTGDGSITAKPARKPLPSGSAPTSSSTPQQQKVRKPLPNKSSPATTSVSEKKEAPPALPPLDPVRAVQAQSATAASPSPSSGTKLKIKFKVKPSQPPPQ; encoded by the coding sequence ATGGAGGACGCCTCTAACAGTGGCGGCGAGCCCGACCTCTACGCCTGGGTTGTGATGAGCCAGGAAGTGGAGGTCGAGGTCAATTTTGTCGAGAGACAGCTCACCGGCTTTGCTACACTCTCCATCGTTCCGCTGAATGGCGACAATCACAAATTCGAGACGGTCCGTATCGATGCGCGACAGATGGATATTGACACGGACAAAATCACGGTCAACGGCAACAAGGTCAAGGCCGTCTACCACGATCCATACGACGAACTCGACATTCCCGACGGCTTCAACTGGGATGGCCAGCAGTTCCACTACCAGCAGAAGCGTATCGGTCAAATTCTGACCCGTACGACTCCCGAGGTGCCCGTCTCTGTTCAGAGCAAGAGCGGCCACTCACCATCGTACGGGTCTCTGGAGGTTTCTCTCCGTCCAGAGGAGATTATGGTCAAAAAGGCGGGCTTCAAGATCCGTCTAAAGAACAACGACTTCGAGTCGAGCAAGGTTCTTCAGTACGACATTGTCATACCCTTCCGTTCACGACCATTCAGGGACGGCTTCCAGTTTGTTGGCGTGGAGGAGACCGACACCAGGTATCCTCATTTTTACACGAGGAACTCCGAGGGCCTGGGAATGGCCTCGTGCATTTTTCCTTGTATCGACGACCCCGGCGCAAGGTCCTACTGGACCCTCAAAGTCAAGATCCCACGCACACTGGGTGACGCATTGAAACAGCCACTCCTTACCCAGCGGGCTACTACCAAGAATGGCACCGACGCAGATGAGTCCAGATTTGCCCTGACCGAGGAGGACAAACTCCTCGACATGACCGTCATCGCCTCTGGTATCCTGGTTGGAGAGCACTCGGACAAAGATGACGACTCGAAAAAGACCATGGAGTTTCAGATCACGGGCAAAGAGATGTCCTCGCAACACGTAGGATTTGCCGTGGGTCCCTTTCAGCACGTTGACTTGTGGTCCGAGTTCCGAACAGAagccgacgacgacaagCTTGGAAAATTGGCCATCAAAGTCCACGGCTACTGCCTACCGAGGAGAGAGGATGAGGTGCGATTTACTTGCGAGCCTATGAGCATGGCTGCCGACTTCTTTGCTACAAAATTCGGGCAGTACCCGTTTGACAGCTACAAGATGTGCTTCGTTGACGACATGATCACGGACACGATGCCGCTATGCTCCTTTTCTCTCTGTAGTAGCAGGCTATTGTACCCCCACGACATTATCGACAATGAAAGCgaggtgacgagggagctgGTGCATGCATTGGCTAGCCAATACTTTGGCATCAACATCATTCCAGATACGATATCTGATCTATGGGTTACTATCGGTATATCTCACTACATTACAGATTTGTTCATGCAACAGCTGTGTGGAAACAATCACTACAGGTTTCAGATGAAGACCAGAGCCGACAAGCTGGTTGAGGAGGATGTCAACAGGCTTCCCCTGGATCAACTAGGCTACTATCTGGGTCTCGGCGATTACCAGTTTGAATTCATGGCGCTCAAAGCGCCGTTGGTTCTTTTTGTCCTCGACAAGCGGATGACCAAAAAGGCATCACACAACGGCGTTCGAAGAGTGGTCCTCCGGCTTGTCTCTAGAAGTAACACCGAAGCTAGCGACGTGCGGTTCATATCGTCAGAGTCGTTCAGGAAACAATGCGAGAAGGTGCACAAGGGGGCGCCCCTCGAGCTTTTCTGGCAACAATGGGTCCAGTCAGCCGGCTGTGCCAGGTTTGACATGTCTCAACGGTACAACAAGAAGCACTCCAGGGTTGACTTGACGGTCAGACAGCCTGAGGAAAAGTCACAACTTCCCCAGCCCCCGTTCAACAAGAACAATTTCTGGGGGGTTCTGCAAGACGGACGGCATGTCCCGGCGGCGAAGAAGGAAAACGTCAGCGTCTGGTTCACGGGACCGATCACAATCGGTATCCACGAGGCTAACGGCACCCCGTACGAACATGTCGCTGAGATCCAGAGGACAGGGCCTAGACAATTCAAGGCGATTGAGATGCCCTATAATACCAAGTATAAACGATTAAAGCGTACTAGGAGGCAGAAGGAAAGAGCACAGGCGCTTGTCCAAGCCGGCGAGGGCGGGGAACAAGCTGAAGAGGCGGTTCTCTACTCGCTTGGTGACGTGTTGCAAAGCCCAGAGGAGGAAAAGGAATGGGGTCTGGCAGACTGGACACCCGAACAAGTCAAGGCTATGGAACAGGACTCGTTTGAGTGGCTCAGGATCGACGCAGACTTTGAATGGATCTGCTCCATGAAGACGAACATGCAGCCTTGGATGTATGTCTCGCAACTGCAGCAGGATAGGGACGTGGTTGCACAACAAGAGTCGGTGCTCTGGTTGTCACAAAAGGCCGGAGGAGAGATACTGGCCACCGTGCTTGGCAGGACGCTGATGGACACGCGATACTACCATGGCATTCGCACACAAGCCATCAAAGCGCTGCAGAAGCAAGTGTGGACCAAGGAAGAGGAGAGCCTGGATCCAGACTCTGGCATCGTGAACAAACTAAAGAAGACCGATGCAGGTGGGCTGCGAATTTTGATGAAGGCTTTCAAGGCCTTCTTCTGTTATCCCGACTCTCAGACGCCCCGACCCAACGACTTTTCCAACAAGATGCAGTATGCGGTTCAGAGGGCCATACCAGAGGCCATTGCTCGAGTTCGAGAGAAGGGGCGCTGCCCCCGCGAGGCGCAACAGTTCCTCCTCGAGCAGCTCCAGTTCAACAACAACACGGGCAACGAATACTCTGATCACTTCTACGTGGCGGGCTTGCTAGACGCCCTGGCCACCAGTCTTATTCCAGACAACAGCGTCGAGACGGTTACGTTGCGCAATTCAGATGACCCAGAAACTGCGCTGGATGAAGAGTTCCTCGAGGCTGCGCTACAGATGATTGAGCGTTATCTTAGAATGGACGAGTGGACAAACTCTTACCAGAACATCTGGACAGTCACGGCGCTAGGCTGCAAGCAGAAGCTGATGAAGGCTGGCGTGATCCCCATCTCGGCCATCGATTTCGTGCGATATCTGCAGGACAGCACTCTGGATCTGATTTCGATCAAGGCGTTTGAGGCGCTGGTGGACTTGGGCTTCCTATTCAATAAGAAGATATTGCGGCTCCTGCTGGCATACATGACAACGCACTACTCCCCCTTTATGCGCGACCGCCTTTTCAAGGTGTTCGCATGGGGCGTCGCCGGGCTGGCATTCGGTGAATATGACGAACTGAAGTCAAAAGCCGAACAACAAGCAAAGCTCAaggaagacgacgaggccgaAGATGATCTCGAAGGTGACAGCCTTATGTTGGTTAATGCCGATGCAATCCTGGAGCGCAAAAAAGCCAAGGAAGCCCGTAGGACGACCGTTGGCGCTGCCGTGGCAGAGTTGAGGAAGGAGTTTGGCAAGACAGAGCGACAGGACCTCATGATTGAGATTTGGAGGGCTGCCACCTCCCCCATCATTGGGCTGAAGGAGCAGAGGAGCCTGTTGGATATGTGCGAGACGCTCTTCGAGGCCGACTACTCGTGCAGGGTCACTGTCAGGCATCCGACAAAATGGCACTGTGAGCGAGGCCCAACGGAGCCTAAAAAGCTGGTTATCCACTTCAAGGCCGTTCAGCGGAAGATTACCAAGCGGCCAGAGCCCAAGCCGGAGGAGACGCCTGTCAAGCCAGTCGCTGTGCCGGCTGTGGTTCCGACAgtgacgcccgccgccgcaccTCCTACGTCGGCTCCTACACCAACGGCGGCACTATCGCACACGCCGATGGAAGGAGTGGTTGCGACACCAACTATGCCAGCACCACCCCAGAGGCAAGGCTCCACCAAGATCAAGTTCAATGTGAACAAGGGGGTGGACAAGTCTCGGCAAAACAGTACCACGCCGCTGCCAAAAGCATCAACCACATTACCGAAACCATCGACCGCGTTGCCAAAAGTCTCAACCACGTTACCGAAACCATCAACCACATTGCCCAAAGTTTCAACGTTGCCAAAAGTGTCCACGTTGCCAAAAGTATCAAGCACGGTATCAAAAGTATCAAGCACAGCGTCGGCCATTGCGGAATCACCGTCTACTAAGGTTCTGGGTGGCTCCATCTCCTCATCTCCTTCCACCATGCAACCTACATCAACGCCTACGACTCAGCGAACGGCTCTGCCTTCAGGAAGCATCAGTGGAAATGGAGCTTTGGCTAAGAAGCCAAGCAAGCTAATCAGCACTCCTGTCAATGGCAGCATCAAGAGAAAGTTGGACGACGCATCGGGACCGCCGTCTAAATCGCCGCGACCCACCAAAATCGTCAGGGTGCGGTTGCCACAGTACATTAACAAGTTGCGGCCCGACACGCGGCAGCAGATTCTTAGAGAGAACGCGCTCAAGGCCACATCCAGCCGCCAACATAGCTCCACCGGCGACGGCTCGATAACAGCTAAGCCGGCTAGGAAGCCGTTGCCGTCCGGGTCTGCTCCCACCTCGTCTTCGACACCTCAGCAGCAAAAGGTGCGCAAGCCGCTGCCCAACAAATCGTCGCCGGCTACTACAAGTGTCAgtgagaagaaggaggcACCACCGGCACTCCCACCGCTTGACCCGGTGCGCGCTGTCCAGGCGCAGTCTGCCACTGCGGCAAGCCCGAGCCCCTCATCTGGAACTAAACTGAAGATTAAGTTCAAGGTGAAGCCGTCGCAGCCTCCGCCCCAATGA
- a CDS encoding pre-mRNA-splicing factor 38A encodes MGKIHQASEHKFLDERGTSSATLAPNGLNRARIMEKAVVDRITESYFWKEQCFGVNEADIVDRVVDHVTYIGGVVGQSQKPTPFLCLAFKLLQLGPDDSILAEYLKFGGEKFKYLRALAIFYVRLTRTSADVFRTLEPFLEDRRKLRRKGRAGTSLTYMDEFADDLLTKDRVCATSLFKLTRRDVLEDLDELEPRVSPLGDLEDLLEEEEEEEKRREAEENGNERERAGSRDRSSDDEGRITDDDDERGGRRSRDRDEVMADRDGSPGPSAG; translated from the coding sequence ATGGGGAAAATACACCAAGCCTCGGAACACAAGTTCCTTGACGAGCGCGGCACATCCTCCGCCACGCTCGCGCCCAACGGCCTCAACCGGGCCCGCATTATGGAAAAGGCCGTGGTCGACCGCATAACCGAATCCTACTTTTGGAAAGAGCAGTGCTTCGGCGTGAACGAAGCCGACATTGTGGACCGCGTCGTCGACCACGTCACGTACATTGGCGGCGTGGTGGGCCAGTCCCAAAAACCCACCCCGTTTCTCTGTCTGGCGTTCAAGCTGCTGCAGCTGGGGCCCGACGACTCCATCCTGGCCGAGTACCTCAAGTTTGGCGGCGAAAAGTTCAAGTACCTGAGGGCGCTGGCCATCTTCTACGTGCGGCTGACCCGGACCAGCGCGGATGTGTTTCGGACGCTGGAGCCGTTCCTCGAGGATAGGAGGAAGCTGCGGAGAAAAGGGCGGGCGGGGACGAGCCTGACGTACATGGACGAGTTTGCCGACGACCTGCTCACCAAGGACAGGGTTTGCGCCACGAGCTTGTTCAAGCTCACCAGGAGGGACGTGCTGGAGGATCTGGACGAGTTGGAGCCTAGGGTTAGCCCGCTGGGTGACTTGGAGGATCTTttggaagaggaagaggaggaggagaagcgaCGGGAGGCCGAGGAGAATGGAAACGAGAGGGAGCGGGCGGGGAGTCGGGATCGGAGCAGCGATGACGAGGGGAGGATTactgatgatgacgatgagaGGGGAGGGCGACGGTCGCGCGACCGGGACGAAGTGATGGCCGATCGAGACGGAAgcccggggccgagcgctggATGA